The Sporomusaceae bacterium genomic interval CGGTACAAAACCCGGCGCCCAGGTGGGCGCAGAACCTTGAACGAAGCATAAGCCTGGAAAGAGCGGCTATCGACGTTGAAAAACGGACGGTGCCGCTTTCGTTTTCCAGCGAAACCACGGAGGTTGTCCGCTGGGGCGACGTGGAGATTCTTGACCATTCCCCCGGGGCGTGCAATCTGACCAGGATCAACGACATCGGCGTATTGCTGTTCAACCACAACACTGATATGCCGATCGGGGGAATCGAATCCGCAGTTATTTCGGAGCGTCGCCGCGGCGAGGGCATTGCCCGCTTTGACGCCGACGAGGAAAGCGATAAGTATTTCCAAAAAGTCGTCGGTGGTACCCTTAAAGCTGTTTCCGTCCGCTACTCGGTGCAGCAATGGGAGAAGGTCGAGGTCAACACGCTCTCGTCCTGTGGACGGTTTAAGGGCCCCTGTTGGATTGCCCGCAAGTGGACCCCGCTCGAAATATCCATCGTTTCTGTCCCTGCCGACGCCGACGTCGGCGTCGGTCGATCTGCTGAGGACGGCACAAGCCGCTCAGATAAAGAAAACAACAAAAGGAGTGATCGCAATATGCCTCCGGAAGAAACCATCGTTACCACTGTCACCCCGCCCGCAACCGATCAGGACCGCAGCCAGCAACCTCCCGCTGCCGTCGATCCTCAGAGAGCAGCCGCTGATGCGGTAACCGCCGAGCGCAACAGGACGGCGGAGATCACCGCCCTGTGCCGGAGCTTTGATCTGGCGCCTGACGAGTTTATCGTCAGTGGGGCGACCGTCGATGCGGCTAGAAAGGCCGTGTTGGAACGGCTGGCCCAGAATCGTCCGTCCGGTACCGTCCGCATGGGTCAGGACGAGACGGACAAGTTCCGGGCCGCAGCTGTTGACGGTCTGCTGATGCGCGGCAGCATAGTCGTGGCGAAACCGGCCGACGGCGCCGACGCCTTCCGTGGCGTTCGCTTGCTCAGGCTGGCCGAGGACTGCGTAGAGCGCGCCACCGGGAAACGTGCGCGTTTTGACAACGACGAGGACCTGATCCGCGAAGCACTCACCGGCGCCAGCGCTTTCCCCGGGATTCTCTCCGCCGCCGCCAATAAGTCCATGGCAATGGCCTATCAGGCCGTACCGACCACCTTCCAACTTTGGACCGGCACCGGGTCGCACTCCGACTTCAAAGGCGCCACGGCCTACAGGTTGAGTGAGGCTGACGAGCTGGTAAAAATGACGGAGCAGGGTGAATTCAAGCACTCCGAAATTACGGAAGCCAGCGTAACCAAGTCGATTGCCACCTTCGGTCGGTCGTTTTCGATTACCCGCAGAGCGATGATCGATGACGACCTGGGTGCTCTGTCGAAAATCCCAGCGAAGTATGGCGCCGCCGCGCGACGGATGATCAATAAGATGGTTTACGCTATCTTCGCCGCCAACCCGGTCATCGAGGGTGCCGCCTTGTTCCATGCCGACCACAAGAATCTTGCCGGGGCTGCTGCGGCGCTCAGCGTGGCATCGCTCGACAAGGCTAAAGCGGCCATGGCTAAGCAGAAAAACATCGGCGGCAAGGAATATCTCAATATTCAACCGGCCTTCCTGATCGTCCCGAGCGACCTGGAGGTCCTTGCTACGCAGCTGATCAGCTCCGTCGTCGACCCGTCCAAGAACAACGCCACGCCCAACCCGTTCGCCAACAAACTCTCGGTTGTTTCCGATCCGCTGCTCTCCGAGCAGAGCCTGACGGCCTGGTATTTGGCCTCCGCTCCCGGGATGGCCGACACCATCGAGGTCGATTACCTCAACGGCCGCCAGGAGCCGACCATGGAAAGCCAGGTGTCGTTCGAGGTACTCGGCATGAAATGGCGGATTTATCTGGATGTCGGCGTTAACCTGCTCGACTTCCGCGGACTGTTCAAAAATGCTGGACAGTAACTCGACAAAATAAAACGAGAAGGGAGAAAGAATAATGGATTAT includes:
- a CDS encoding Mu-like prophage major head subunit gpT family protein; protein product: MPPVQNPAPRWAQNLERSISLERAAIDVEKRTVPLSFSSETTEVVRWGDVEILDHSPGACNLTRINDIGVLLFNHNTDMPIGGIESAVISERRRGEGIARFDADEESDKYFQKVVGGTLKAVSVRYSVQQWEKVEVNTLSSCGRFKGPCWIARKWTPLEISIVSVPADADVGVGRSAEDGTSRSDKENNKRSDRNMPPEETIVTTVTPPATDQDRSQQPPAAVDPQRAAADAVTAERNRTAEITALCRSFDLAPDEFIVSGATVDAARKAVLERLAQNRPSGTVRMGQDETDKFRAAAVDGLLMRGSIVVAKPADGADAFRGVRLLRLAEDCVERATGKRARFDNDEDLIREALTGASAFPGILSAAANKSMAMAYQAVPTTFQLWTGTGSHSDFKGATAYRLSEADELVKMTEQGEFKHSEITEASVTKSIATFGRSFSITRRAMIDDDLGALSKIPAKYGAAARRMINKMVYAIFAANPVIEGAALFHADHKNLAGAAAALSVASLDKAKAAMAKQKNIGGKEYLNIQPAFLIVPSDLEVLATQLISSVVDPSKNNATPNPFANKLSVVSDPLLSEQSLTAWYLASAPGMADTIEVDYLNGRQEPTMESQVSFEVLGMKWRIYLDVGVNLLDFRGLFKNAGQ